The sequence below is a genomic window from Pygocentrus nattereri isolate fPygNat1 chromosome 16, fPygNat1.pri, whole genome shotgun sequence.
cattaaactcttcagacgtctggttcctatcgccaccacagtgaacagtgctgactcagcaagtttctctagaacagatttcacaccaaaccactctaaacgactttgtttacattttcagccTTCAGTTCTGCAGAGATGTTGGAAAGTAGttggaatgcccctttaaacGTTTGAATTTGGCCATTGCTGCTGCATTGCTAATAGTAATAGTGGCTGTGGTGGAGCAACAAATTGAAATAGGATTTTTCAGAGGGAGCACATGGTTCCTGCACTCCTGCCTGGCACTAAAGACGGTGAGACGAAATGGGTTTGCTTCACTGAATGTGCGCATTGCTAAGCAAATAGAGGCGTGCGAAACAAGCTCAGCAAGAAAAAGCTCAATCCATTAAGATGCTGAAACTAGATTAGGGTCATGCCTATAGAGCCAAGTCAGTCTAAAGCGCCTGGAACAAAAACAAGTGTTTTCTTCTCATTGACAGAAGCACAATCGCCGTGTCTAGACTGATATTTTACGgaaattgtattttttcagCTCTAAGGTGGCCAAAACAAGGACAGGCAGAGCAGAAAAGAAGACGGCGGTTAATCTCTGCCTAGTTCTTggtttaataatacatttttgccGCAACATCATGCTTGTGTGAAGTCCTCTTCTCGGGCTCTGTGCGTCCTACTTTTTGGAGGAACAGATTTGACATCATTTATAACCATAGCAACCCTCAGAAGTTGGTGCATGGCCACAATACTTCTGCGGACTTGACTCAGGCTAAAAATACTGAAAGTGTCCATGAGCCTCCAGTTTGTGCAGAGCTGAGTCGGTCTGAGAAATGAGCACTAGAGTCTGCTTGGACCAATTCTCTGGATATCTGACCCTTAAAGAAAATGAGCATTTATGTCAGATTTTAAgcatttatgtatttgtaaGTACGCATGCTGTCCTCCATACATTAATGTTTCCTGTGTGAGACGCCTCTACAGACTGAGTCAGTTGGGCTTCCTATGGGGATGAAAGTGGGCAGAGATGGAAAGGCCTGCAGCCATCAATAATAAATTGACCTGCTGTACATGAGCAACACATCTTGTTCACTTCTCTTCAGGCCTGCCTGGCTTTTTGAAGCGCTTGACACGCAGTATATGTGCGGTGTGGAACGTGTGGGAGGAGGAATGAAACGCTTCGCTCATGCTTTTCTGCTGAATGAAAATGTGAAGAATGACGACGGTACAGTTTTAGAGGTCAGCACAAGGTCAGGATTTGGTTTTCACCTTTTTTGGCTTTTCTAggtttgtgtgtctctctctctctctctttctctctctctctttctctttctttctctcccacctCTCTTTCttcgtctctctttctctctccccttctctctctttctctctccacccctctttctttgtctctctctcgctctctctctctcctttttgacttttttctaaCTCTCCTGCGTAGTCTTTCTAGCTTCTCTCActttcgctctttctttctctatctataTCTTTCCCTTTTGTCTTTCCGTGTGCCTTACTCTCCTGCTtactctttttctttgtctgctCTTTCCTTCTGTCACTCCCCTCTTTCTcatccccctttctcttttctttctcaatccttcattatttgtcatttttctcttttctctctctgtcttctctctttctttctttctctcccccctctttctttgtctctctctctctgtctttctttctctgtcttgctctctttctttgtctctctctttctctctctctctttctttctctgtctctctctctttccctccttttctgtctcactctctctttctctctctctctttctctgtctctctctttctctctctttctctctttccctccttttctgtctctcactctctctctctttctttctctctctctctctctctgtctgtctgtctctctctctctctctgtctgtctctctctctctctctttctgtttctctctctctttctgtctctctctttctcgctttctctgtctctctttctctctctctctttctctgtctctctttctttccctccttttctgtctttctttctgtctttctgtctctcactctctctctctttcattctctgtctctctctctctctgtctgtctgtctcgctctctctctttctgtctctctctctctttctgtctctctctctttctctctttctctctctctctttctctgtctctctctctttctctctctctctttctctgtctctctttctctctttccctccttttctgtctctctttctgtctttgtctctcattctctctctctctctctttctttctgtctctctctctttctctctctctgtctctctctctctctctgtctgtctctctctctctgtctgcagtATGCTATGTGAGCACAGTGAAGAGGTGTGTCAGCCATGTCACATGTTGTGTCTTCACTGTTCTTCACTTTTGCgggtggtgctgtgtgtgtgtgtgtgtgtgtgtctgttctcTGGCAGGAACATCATTATATAACGGCTGCAGTGCAGGCTGGCCCAGCTGGATTGATGTACTGGTAGGTAGGAGGGGAGGGGagcaggaggagagggaggggccGAGCACAATTCAGGGCAGTTGGGGCCTTGTCGCTTGGTCAGCCTTTTGTGAAGCTCTCAGCAAGAGGGAACcatccaaaataatcccaaCCCTGAAGAACGACGgaacacagcagctgtttacCTTCACCACACACTTCTACTTCTGCTTCTGCCATacaaaaagtaaagcaggttaaaaggctgtgtgtgtgtgtgtatctatctatttatctatctatctgtctgtctgtctgtctgtctgtctgtctgtctagctatcTATCTGCTGTACAGCATGACCAAGAATGCTCCGACTAGAATACTTTATGAAAGCAGAAGTACTGGCGGGCGGAGGATGGCTGACCAAGGTCAGTCACTATATGAGGATACTTCTATTTTCATATCTAGGCAGCAAAGCACTTCTATAAGTCAGAGTCACTTCCTTCAGTCAGAGCCACTTCCTTCAGTCAGAGTCACTTCCTTCAGTCAGAgtcacttctatcagtcagagtcaCTTCCTTTAGTCAGAGTCACTTCCTTCAGTCAGAgtcacttctatcagtcagagtcacttctatcagtcagagccacttctatcagtcagagtcagttctatcagtcagagtcacttctatcagtcagagtcaCTTCCTTTAGTCAGAGTCACTTCCTTCAGTCAGAGTCACTACTATCAGTCAGAgccacttctatcagtcagagccacttctatcagtcagagccatttctatcagtcagagccacttctatcagtcagagtcacttctatcagtcagagccacttctatcagtcagagtcacttctatcagtcagagccacttctatcagtcagagccacttctatcagtcagagtcacttctatcagtcagagccatttctatcagtcagagccacttctatcagtcagagtcacttctatcagtcagagtcacttctatcagtcagagccacttctatcagtcagagccacttctatcagtcagagtcacttctatcagtcagagccacttctatcagtcagagccacttctatcagtcagagccacttctatcagtcagagtcacttctatcagtcagagccacttctatcagtcagagtcacttctatcagtcagagccacttctatcagtcagagtcGCTTCTATCAGTCAgtcacttctatcagtcagagccacttctatcagtcagagtcacttctatcagtcagagccacttctatcagtcagagtcGCTTCTATCAGTCAgtcacttctatcagtcagagccacttctatcagtcagagccacttctatcagtcagagtcacttctatcagtcagagtcacttctatcagtcagtcacttctatcagtcagagccACTTCTGTCAGTCAGAgtcacttctatcagtcagttacttctatcagtcagagccacttctatcagtcagagccacttctatcagtcagagtcacttctatcagtcagagtcGCTTCTATCAGTCAgtcacttctatcagtcagagccACTTCTGTCAGTCAGAgtcacttctatcagtcagttacttctatcagtcagagccacttctatcagtcagagccacttctatcagtcagagccacttctatcagtcagagtcacttctatcagtcagtcacttctatcagtcagagtcacttctatcagtcagagccacttctatcagtcagagtcacttctatcagtcagagccacttctatcagtcagagtcGCTTCTATCAGTCAgtcacttctatcagtcagagccacttctatcagtcagagtcacttctatcagtcagagccacttctatcagtcagagtcGCTTCTATCAGTCAgtcacttctatcagtcagagccacttctatcagtcagagccacttctatcagtcagagtcacttctatcagtcagagtcacttctatcagtcagtcacttctatcagtcagagccACTTCTGTCAGTCAGAgtcacttctatcagtcagttacttctatcagtcagagccacttctatcagtcagagccacttctatcagtcagagtcacttctatcagtcagagtcGCTTCTATCAGTCAgtcacttctatcagtcagagccACTTCTGTCAGTCAGAgtcacttctatcagtcagttacttctatcagtcagagccacttctatcagtcagagccacttctatcagtcagagccacttctatcagtcagagtcacttctatcagtcagtcacttctatcagtcagagtcacttctatcagtcagagtcacttctatcagtcagagccacttctatcagtcagagtcacttctatcagtcagtcACTTCTATCAGTCGGTgtcacttctatcagtcagagccacttctatcagtcagagtcacttctatcagtcagagccacttctatcagtcagagtcGCTTCTATCAGTCAgtcacttctatcagtcagagccacttctgtcagtcagtcacttctatcagtcagttacttctatcagtcagagccacttctatcagtcagagccacttctatcagtcagagtcacttctatcagtcagagccacttctatcagtcagagtcacttctatcagtcagagtcacttctatcagtcagtcacttctatcagtcagagtcacttctatcagtcagagccacttctatcagtcagagtcacttctatcagtcagagccacttctatcagtcagagtcacttctatcagtcagtcacttctatcagtcagagccacttctatcagtcagagtcacttctatcagtcagagtcacttctatcagtcagtcacttctatcagtcagagtcacttctatcagtcagagccacttctatcagtcagagtcacttctatcagtcagagccacttctatcagtcagagtcacttctatcagtcagagtcacttctatcagtcagtcacttctatcagtcagagtcacttctatcagtcagagccacttctatcagtcagagtcacttctatcagtcagagccacttctatcagtcagagtcacttctatcagtcagtcacttctatcagtcagagccacttctatcagtcagagtcacttctatcagtcagtcACTTCTAGCAGTCAGAgtcacttctatcagtcagagccacttctatcagtcagagtcacttctatcagtcagagccacttctatcagtcagagtcacttctatcagtcagagtcacttctatcagtcagagccacttctatcagtcagagccacttctatcagtcagagtcacttctatcagtcagagccacttctatcagtcagagtcacttctatcagtcagagccacttctatcagtcagagtcacttctatcagtcagtcacttctatcagtcagagccacttctatcagtcagagtcacttctatcagtcagagtcacttctatcagtcagagccacttctatcagtcagagtcacttctatcagtcagagccacttctatcagtcagagccacttctatcagtcagagtcacttctatcagtcagagtcacttctatcagtcagtcacttctatcagtcagactcacttctatcagtcagagccacttctatcagtcagagtcacttctatcagtcagtcacttctatcagtcagagccACTCCTATCAGTCAGAgccacttctatcagtcagagtcacttctatcagtcagagccacttctatcagtcagagtcaCTTCTATCAGTCAATCACTTTATTATAAATACCTATATATTTACTAATTAATGCAATTGTCTAATCAGCCACTGTGCGGCAGCAGTGCAGCATTTTGATTGCAGTGATTTTGACCATGGCATGATTGTTTGTGCCAGATGGGCTGTTTTGAGTAATTTCTATGACTGCTGGGTTTAATTCAGAATGTTGtactaaagaaaaaacatcccgTGAGTtgatgatgagagaggtcagtgCAGAATGGCTAGACTGGTTTgagcatctcagaatgcac
It includes:
- the LOC119265415 gene encoding splicing factor U2af large subunit B-like, which translates into the protein RERDRKRERDRKRESRGVTEGKSRQRKRVSRRVRHTERQKGKI